A genome region from Triticum aestivum cultivar Chinese Spring chromosome 2B, IWGSC CS RefSeq v2.1, whole genome shotgun sequence includes the following:
- the LOC780590 gene encoding 4-hydroxy-7-methoxy-3-oxo-3,4-dihydro-2H-1,4-benzoxazin-2-yl glucoside beta-D-glucosidase 1b, chloroplastic, whose product MALLAAATLNPTTHLSLRSRAGRNSENLWLRSTASSQKSKGRFCNLTIRAGTPSKPAEPIGPVFTKLKPWQIPKRDWFDKDFLFGASTSAYQIEGAWNEDGKGPSTWDHFCHTYPERISDMTNGDVAANSYHLYEEDVKALKDMGMKVYRFSISWSRILPDGTGKVNQAGIDYYNKLINSLIDNDIVPYVTIWHWDTPQALEDKYGGFLNRQIVDDYKQFAEVCFKNFGDRVKNWFTFNEPHTYCCFSYGEGIHAPGRCSPGMDCAVPEGDSLREPYTAGHHILLAHAEAVQLFKARYNMHGDSKIGMAFDVMGYEPYQDSFLDDQARERSIDYNMGWFLEPVVRGDYPFSMRSLIGDRLPMFTKEEQEKLASSCDIMGLNYYTSRFSKHVDMSPDFTPTLNTDDAYASSETTGSDGNDIGPITGTYWIYMYPKGLTDLLLIMKEKYGNPPVFITENGIADVEGDESMPDPLDDWKRLDYLQRHISAVKDAIDQGADVRGHFTWGLIDNFEWSLGYSSRFGLVYIDKNDGNKRKLKKSAKWFSKFNSVPKPLLKTTNNNATMTAASVSV is encoded by the exons ATGGCTCTACTTGCTGCTGCTACCCTGAATCCCACCACCCACCTTAGCCTTAGAAGCCGTGCAGGACGCAACAGTGAGAACCTATGGCTCCGGTCTACTGCTTCATCACAGAAGAGCAAGGGAAGGTTCTGTAACCTCACCATCAGGGCAGGCACACCGTCAAAGCCAGCAGAGCCCATTGGGCCTGTGTTCACTAAGCTCAAGCCGTGGCAAATCCCTAAAAGGGACTGGTTCGACAAGGACTTCCTATTTGGTGCCTCCACTTCAGCGTACCAG ATTGAAGGTGCTTGGAATGAAGATGGCAAGGGGCCAAGCACTTGGGACCACTTCTGCCACACATATCCTG AGCGCATATCCGACATGACCAATGGGGATGTTGCAGCAAACTCCTACCATCTATATGAA GAGGATGTCAAAGCGCTCAAGGACATGGGCATGAAAGTGTATAGGTTCTCCATCTCTTGGTCGAGAATACTGCCAG ATGGGACGGGAAAAGTAAACCAGGCAGGCATCGACTACTACAATAAGCTGATCAACTCGCTGATAGATAACG ACATAGTGCCATATGTTACAATTTGGCACTGGGACACCCCTCAAGCACTGGAAGACAAGTACGGCGGCTTCTTAAATAGGCAGATTGT AGATGATTACAAACAATTCGCCGAGGTGTGCTTTAAGAACTTCGGTGACAGGGTGAAGAACTGGTTCACCTTTAACGAGCCACATACATATTGTTGTTTCTCCTATGGAGAGGGGATTCATGCTCCTGGGAGGTGCTCGCCGGGGATGGATTGTGCCGTCCCAGAAGGAGACTCGCTCAGAGAGCCATACACTGCTGGTCACCACATCCTCCTAGCTCATGCTGAGGCTGTTCAGCTGTTCAAAGCTCGTTACAACATG CATGGAGATTCCAAAATAGGAATGGCTTTTGACGTAATGGGTTACGAGCCATACCAAGACTCCTTCCTCGACGACCAGGCCCGGGAAAGATCCATTGACTACAACATGGGATGGTTCCTGGAGCCAGTGGTTCGTGGTGACTACCCCTTCTCCATGAGATCACTGATCGGAGATCGTCTACCCATGTTCACCAAGGAGGAGCAAGAGAAACTAGCGTCGTCATGTGACATCATGGGGCTCAACTATTACACCTCCAGATTCTCCAAGCATGTTGACATGTCACCAGACTTTACGCCAACGCTGAACACCGACGACGCTTACGCCAGTTCAGAAA CTACAGGAAGTGATGGGAATGACATCGGTCCTATA ACCGGGACTTATTGGATCTACATGTACCCAAAAGGCCTAACAGACCTCCTTCTGATCATGAAGGAGAAATACGGAAACCCACCCGTCTTCATCACTGAGAACG gaatcGCTGACGTGGAAGGTGACGAAAGCATGCCGGATCCATTGGATGACTGGAAGAGGCTAGACTACCTCCAGCGCCACATCTCAGCCGTCAAGGACGCAATAGA CCAGGGCGCGGACGTGCGGGGCCACTTCACGTGGGGTCTGATCGACAACTTCGAATGGAGCCTCGGCTACAGCTCACGGTTCGGCCTTGTCTACATCGACAAGAATGACGGCAACAAGCGCAAGCTCAAGAAGTCGGCCAAGTGGTTCTCCAAGTTCAACTCCGTCCCAAAACCCTTGCTTAAGACTACCAATAACAACGCAACCATGACAGCTGCTTCCGTTTCTGTATGA